Within the Maribacter sp. BPC-D8 genome, the region TTACCGGCAAATGAAATAGCAGCGGCTTTAAATATTGCAGGAAAAGAATTTCGTACGTGTGACAGTAAAACCTATGATATTGAAATTACCAGTTTAGGAAGTAACAAATCTAAAATAATACTGTTTATAAAAAATAAGCACAAAATTGAGCTGAAAGAAATTTTAAAGCACATTAAAAACTCACCTATTTCTGTAGAAAAATCTTGTTCTATTTTAAGAATAAAAGAATTAGAACAAGAATTAAAAAACTTAGGTTGCGAATATAGAATAACAGAAAATACCGCTGCAAAATAACCCCTAGAAAACAGACCAACAAGCCTAAACATTACATAAATGAAAATCGCAACTAGAATATTCATCCTTTTTTTAACTGTAAATTTTCTTTCTTGTAAAGGAAATGCACAAGAATCGGAGACAGCTGAAAAGAAAATTGAAATTTCAAAAACGACAAAGCCTACTTTGCCTGAATCAATCGGAATTATAAATGATTACGGAGAAGTCTTTACAGAACCTCAACGTGCCGAATTATCAAAAATACTTTATGATTACGATATTGAAACAACGAGACAAATTGTGGTAGTAACTATTGATAGCATAAAACCTTATGACAACATTCACAGATACGCAACAGATCTAGGTCAAACTTGGGGAGTAGGAACCGCCGAAAAGAATAACGGTTTAACAATTGTTCTTTGTAAACCTTGCAGGCAAATAGGCATTGCAACCGGTACCGGAACAGAACTAATATTAACCGACGAAATTTGTAAAAAAGTAATTGAAGAAAAAATAATACCCGAATTTAAAAATGATGAATTTTATCTCGGTATTAAAAAAGGCGTATTAGCATTAATAGAAAAGTGGAAATAAGTTTTATAAACACTACTTCAGATAAAAGCATTTTGTAGCCCATTAAAAATTATTTCAAATGACTATTTCACAAAAAATAAAGCAACTTTTTAATTTAGATGAAGGTATAAATTCTTTTGGTTACGAAGAAGTTGAACTTGCTGAAGTTGAAACAAGATTAAAATTAAATCTTCCAGAAACACTTAGAGCATATTATTTGACCTTAGGTAAAAATACGAGCATAAATAATGCTCACAACAATCTATTTAAACCTACTGAAATAGGGTTTTCTAATGACATGTATTTAATGTTTTATGAAGAAAACCAATCTGTAGTTAATTGGGGAATCAAGCATACAGACCTGCAACTTGACAATCCGCCGGTTTGGGGTAATTACGGCTCAAATGAATTACCCGATTGGCAATTAGAAGCCAATACAACCGAATTATTTTTACTTCTTATGGCAATCGTTAATGGAACGCTTGGCGGTCTAAAATTTAATACGAACAGTTTTGAAACCGTTAAGCCAGAAGTAGTCAGAACAATCAAAATGAGCTGGACTGAAATAGAAGAGATTAGTTGTAACAAGCAAAAAATGTATACCAACGACTTTAAAGAAGTTATAAGCCTAAGTTTTGACGAAAAAGAAAATTGCACTGCCATTTTTACTGGAACAAATAATAAACATCGATTTGATAATCTTATCGATAGTTTAAAAATAAAATGGTCTTATATTTCTACTGAAGATGACGAAGATGTTGATCAAAAATAGGGCATCTCACATGTTTAGTCTCCATTAAAAAATTACAGATCTTTATCATTAATCAATTCTAAAAATGGAATTATCTAAGAGCACATTAAATAGCGGACTGAGTTTCTCTATGGAATTTGGAAAAAATTGGCTAGTTGACATACAAAAAAGGTTACGAAATGAAAATCTCGAATTGACTACATCAGAATTAGATTTCTGCAACAAGTTATGTAAAAAAGTAAATAAATGTGCTCATGATTACGTGAGTAATAATCCTGTAAAAGGTAAAAAGGAAATTAGTTTTATGGAATTTTCTCAATTTGCAAAATTCATGAAATCGAAATACGAGTGGATTAATGATAAAAATCTTAGCCATCTTTATAGTCAAAGCTGCTATTACGCTTTAAAATAACAGGAAATTCAAATAAGTAAATGCCCATTACACTATTTTAAAACAAAGGCGACTATTCAATTACTTAATCTCAAATTCTACTAATTACTTAACCAAACTCACTTTAATTAAATAAACTGCGTTATTAAAACTCCATCATAGCTGCCATTTTCACTAAATAAAAAAAATGAAAAACTATTTACAACTTATACTTCTATTTACACTTTGTATAACATTTGGTTGTAAAGAAGATGCTAAAGACCAAAACATGGGCAACAACCAAAACCAAGTTGCACCAGAGAATACTATAAAAGAAGTTGATAGTGTAAAGAAGTCTACCACAGTGCCTACTCAAACTACAAAGAAATATAAATTTATAATTGCAGAGTCTGGCTTAAACTACAGAGACAAACCTAAAGGTAAAGTCGTAGGAAAATTTGAATGGAGAGATAAAGTAGAATACCTTTTTAGTACACAGCAAACAGAAACTATTACAGACAATTCTCAAGAAGTTGAAGGTACATGGGTTGCCCTAAAACATTTAAAAGATACCGTTTATGTTTTTGATTATTATTTATCTGACCACGAGCCTAGAAGATCAAGAACTAAATTATACTATGCTGAAGCCTATTATAGAGATATTCTTCAGCCCTCTAAAGAAATAGATATAAGACTAGCATTTGTTAATGTATCTGAAAGTTTTCACATGCCCGAAAATTTCATTGACAAGAAAGATTTACGAAAAGACACGATACACTTTAGTCAAAAACAACGTACAGAATTCTTTAAAAGAATGAACTATGCTAACAGCGATACATTATTCATTTACGACTTAGCATCAACTTTAGTTAAAAGACTTCCGATTAAAAACATACCATTAATGGCATGTGTAAGTATTTATTCGAGCGTAAAAGATGAGTACAAAACAGAAGATTATTATAGTCATGACTATCAAATTGGTTTTAATTTAGGCAAGGCAGGTTATAGCGGTTTTGCTGTAATAGGAAAAGAAAATCCTTTTGTTGAAAAAGGACTACAACCCTTAATTTTCAAGAAAATGAATCAACAGCAAATTGACAGCAATCTTAAAAAACAGATAATCTCTGAAGATTTGGTGAATGATTCTGTTTTTAAACCCTACACATCAAATTATAAAAACATAAGTGCATTTGTAAAGGCAAATACAGACTATTCAAATTGGTCTGATTTAATTATTATTAATACACAGACAAAAGAGTCTTTTGATATTTATCAAGAAGAAGGGGAATCAAGCGGTAAGGCTGACCTAAGCCTAGCAGATGTAGCGTCAGAATACCCAGAAAACTATCAATATATCGGCAATTTATTTAAGAACAAACCACCTGTTGTATTTGGGTTTATGTGGGAGTCTTTTGGTTGTTCTCAAATTCAGTTTTTAGATAATAATGAATTACCTATTAGAATTTTATGTGATAATAGGCATTAAAAATGAACGTACTACTTTAGTAACACTAATAGTCAAATAGTATTAAAATAATGATTAAAAAAATAATAATTTTTATATCGATAGTACTACTCCTTATTATTTCATACAACTATTTAAACCCTCCATTTGCAGTTAAAAATTCAGAGGCATTAAGTTTAGGCTTTAAAGTAAAACCTTTTAGAGACAGCATCAATGTATTTATACCTTATGAAATTACGGTATATAATAATAGATATCAATCATTAGAACTTGGTAGAATTTATGATGAAAATGATAGAGATTACAGACCAAACTTATTATACAATAAAGACGGTGTAGAATTAGGCAGGCTTTATAATGATTCAAAAAAACAATACGAAGATGAACCCTACTGGCTGAAATTAGAATATAGAGATATCATTTTCCCATTCACAAAAAGAGTTTTTTATTATTACAGAAAGCATACTCTTAGTAATAAAAATGATGTTTTTAATATTAAAGAAATAGATAGAGACTCTCTTTACAAGCAACTGGCTGAATTGAACTATAATATCAACCTAAATAAGAACAATCATATTATTGATAGTTTATACAAAGTAAATCGTATGAAAATTTTCAATGTGGATTTTGATACGGAAAGATTTACACTTTCAAAGTATATAAAAGCCAAAATCAATAGTAATGAACAAATAGCTATTAACATTGACTACCGAGACTCTATGCAAAATATGACTAAAGCTCAAAAGAGAGCTTATGTACTTAAGTTAGCCAAAACAAACACAAAATTAGATGATTTTTAAAATCAAATCAAAACCTCAATTATCTATTTCAATGTAAAAAGGTTATGCTAATTAAAGTGTTGTTTAATGTATTTAAGTCTCAAAAAATATTAAATTACCAATAACATCCAGAACTAAAAACAGCACAATAACAACTGCTTTATATCTTAATAGAAAATGAAAAAAATAGCAATTGGTTGCGGAATATTTTTAGTGCTGGTCATTGGTACTGTTACCTTACTGTTCTATATACTTACGAGACCTAAATACAGAGATGTAGCTACTGAGAAACCATTTTCAGAAATTTTAAGCCAGCAATTAACTACGAAAAGACCTACCCTAATTTTAAATTATGATTTACCTAGATATGAAGACTATAGCTATCATTTAGAAGATGGAAATGGTTTTGGTATGAATTCTGATTTAGAGGTACTTGCCGAAATACCAATTGGAACACCGGTACAAATAGATAAAATAGAACTACACACCAATAGAGTTAGCGGTACATCTAGCGCTTATCTTTTTGGTACAGTGTATAGTAAAGAAAAGCAAGAAACCTATGCTTTTCAATATACCTGGGGCGATTACCATTTATTATATGAAGACAAGCCCTACTGGACATTTGAGCTTGCCTTTTGGCAAGATGAACCATTGACTGAAAAGTATTTTATCGATGTTCCTTGATAATGATATTCTTTAATTGACCGTTACCGAAAATTCAAAAAGAGTAGCTATTCATAATATCCTTACCAATTTTATTTTACTGAGTGATAGGCATTATCCTTAAAAATAGTTGACGCTAACTGTTCGTTTTCAACTATTTTTAAGGACTATTAACTTGTTTACCATTTCGACTAACCATGAAAACTATAAAACTATTCCTCTTCTGTATCTCGTTAGCTTATGTTGGCGTAATATCTGCCCAATCTAAATGGGATACAACTACTCAAGAAGATATCAAAATATATACACCTAGTGATTTAAAGAGCGGAAAAACGTTTGACGTTTACGCATATGGTCCAACAGAAACTCCAAATGAAGATTTAAAAAATTGGGTGCTTGAAACTGCAAAAGAAAAGCAAAAGGCAATAGGTGAGCCACTTAAAAAGTGGGTTGTAAAACCTGAAAAAGAAGATTACGGCATTACCAATAGCTACAAAGACGACAAAGGTGTTACCATGCAAGTCGCTTACCAAGGTGGTAAATTAGAAGATGGTCGTAATTTCTTGATTAGACTTATCATTTCAAACGATCTTATTACTGTACTGAAATATGGTACTAGATTAGAGGCTCTTTTAGTTGACATAAAAGCCGATATGGTAACTAGACAGACTACGGCAACCGACAAAAAAAGTATTGCTTCTAACAAAGTAAATACTGCACCTACCCAAACTACTACTAAAGAAGCCGCTATCAATGAAATATCCGAAACCTCATTATCACCAGGCAAAGCTCCCGATGGGTTGGTAGAACTAAGAGGTCTACTGGGAACAGGTATGCAATCTACTGGTATGGTGGGTACCACTAGTAATGTAATAGCACTCTTTAAAGACGGAACGTTTACGAGTGATATAGGGTACACCTTTTCTGCAGGTGTTGCGGCATCTAAAAGAAAAAATCCGAAAAGATGGGGACAATGGCGAATGCGCAATAACGAATTAGAACTAAAGAAATATAATAAAACCGAATTTGATGAAGCTCGAGATTGGCTAACTGAACCCGCCTCTAAAGACTTAAAACTTAATGGTTGCTATGGCAAAATAACCTCTTCGAGTTACAGTGGTTATGGTGGTGGCAGTACTGTTGGTAATGCTAGTTCGTGGTGTTTTCAACCTAATGGTCGCTTTTCACATTCTAAAACAGGTTTTGCTAATGCAACTGGTGATGTTAGGGGATCTACATCTTCCAATAAAAAATCGGGCGGTAGATATTACCTATCAGGTTATGCAGCTAGGTTTATATACGACGATGGTACTGAAGTCACTACTTCTTTTTGTTTTTTGAATAAGAAGAAAACGCACATAGCCATTAATGGAAAACGATTAATTGGCAAATAAAAGACAACATTGTAATGCCATTAGTATGAGTAAACTTTTAGCGGTTATTCCATTTTTCCTTTTCATATTCGTATCATGTGAGACTAGTGATGTTGATGGCAAATGGGACGACAATATTAAGCTTTCAGAAAATAATATTACAATTTCTGCCGAAGCAAATACAGTTCTCATAACAACAAAAGGTAGTTCTTGGTGGGTTGCTGGAATAATACTGAATGATGATTCAGATTATGATATTTCTGATATTGATACTACACAATTAGATTTCGTGATATCAACGGAAGACTTTATCATAGAAAGAAAAAATGCAAAAGAAATTCATGTCTCCATAACACCAAACAACACAGGTTTAGAAAGAACCTTAACCGTTTCGTTACAAGCTGGTAATTACTTTGACGGATTCAACGTGCACCAAACTATAGATTAATTCTTTGGTGCTGAACAATAGTAATATCAAACAATAAATAACTTAGCGTATCTACAGACCTACCAATCTGTAATTATTACTTTTCATAAACCGTCAATTTTAATTTTAGCGAATTACATTGCCTTATTCTTGATGAAATCATTACCTCTAATTTCTTACAACCTTAATTACCTCAACCAAAAGTACGTTTCACTCATTTTTCATTGCATATAAAATTACCTTGGCACAGTTTTGTATTGTAATTTTACTATGATGAAAAATCTATATCTAATTTTAATCCTTTTTATGTCCACACAATTTGGCAATGCCCAAGAGCAAAATTCTTATGATTCACTATGGGATAAAGTTCTCGATTCAGAGATGGAAAACTTGAGCAAATCGGCATTAAAACAAGCTGAAGCTATCTTTCAAAAGGCAAAAAACGAAAAAATGAAGTGCAGACCATAAAAGCCCTTCTTTATAAATCTGGTTTTATTAATAAACTTGAAGAAGATGCCATTTTAACTATCGTTAATGATTTCAAATCAGAAATAGCAGTTGCAGATAATGCAACGAAAAGCATCCTTCATAGTTATTTAGCAAACTTATACTGGCAATACTACCAGCAAAACAGATATAAATTTAATAACAGAACCAAAACAGATGTTAAGATTGATTCTGTAGATTTTAGAACTTGGGATTTAGATACGATTTTTAAAGAAATAGATTATCATTTTACTGCATCCTTAGAAAATGCTAGTACTACTCAGCAACTTTCTATTTCAGATTTTGATGAAATTTTAGAAAAGTATGAAGAAAATCGAAAGTACAGACCTACGTTATTTGACCTTCTTGCGCATACCGCTTTAGACTTTTATACTACAAGCGAAAATGGTATCAATAAACCTGCAGATGCTTTTGAAATTGACAATGAAGCAATTTTATGCGAAGCATACACTGCTAGCTTTTTAAATTTTGATGATGGTCAAAACCTGTCATTACAGTCTAGAGCACTTGAAATTTACCAACAACTAGTAGCATTTCATTTTGGCAATCCAGATATGAGTCCGTTAGTATTGATAGATATAGAGCGACTGCGTTTTATTCACCAAAACGCCACTTTCGATAACAAAGACAATCTATTTCTTGAGGTGCTACAGAATTCAGCTGAAAACATAAAACATAGTCCGCTATCGGGCTTATACACCTTTGAAATTGCACTTCAGTACCAACAATTTGGATTCACCTATGATCTTAAAACGAATAAAGAACATCAATGGAAGTTAAAAGAAGCCATTGCACTTTGCGATGATGTAATTGCTAGATTTCCTAAAAGTTTAGGTGCACAAAAATGCATGGTATTAAAATCTGAAATTCATAATACCACTATTCAACTGACTTCAGAAAAGCACATACCAACCAACACGGTAAGCAGACTATTGGTTAGTTATAAAAATATGGAGCGTTTGTCGTTAAAGGCTTTTCAAATTACCCAGAAACAATTAAAAGAGCTTGAAGAATTATATCAAGACAATAAGAAACAAGACTATATAAAAAAACTGTCTGTTGCTAAAACTTGGTCGGCATCTTTAAAAACAGAAAACGATTATCAAACGCATAGTACTGAAATCTCCATACCTGCTTTAGAAAATGGAAATTATGTGATAGTGGCAGAATCTGGCGATAAAAAAGTAAATTCATTTAGCTTCACCACTGTTCAAGTAACCAATTTAGCGGTAATTGAAACACAAAACCTAACACATCAGTTCTACCAAGTAATTAATCGCAATAACGGCAAACCTATTGTTGGTGCAGAAGTTATTTTAAGGTATCGAAAAAGCTATAATGAACCGATAAAACGTAAAACGTTTGCCACAGATAAAAATGGCAACATCACTATCGAAAAAAATGAAGAAAGTTGGAACGAAGTTTCAATAACCGTAAAAAAAGATAGCGAAACTGCATATTTTGGCGAGTATTACGTAAATAGAGGTTATGCTCAAAATGAAGAGCGAATTAACTATTCTTGCTTTTTATTTACGGATAGAAGTATTTATAGACCAGGTCAGCCCATATATTTTAAGGGTATTGCCATTAGCCAAGATAAAGGCGTATCTAAAGTTTTAGAAAACGCTAAAATTAAAGTTACGCTTGCAGATGTTAATGGACAAGAATTAGAAACTCTCGCGTTGACCAGCAATGATTATGGTTCTATTTCGGGTGAATTTATTTTACCAAATTCCGGACTCACAGGTAATTTTTCTATTCGCATTTCTTCAACTAAATATGGTTTAAACGAGCATACCAGTATTTCAGTTGAGGAGTACAAACGACCTAAATTCGAAACAAATTTTGAACCAGTTACAGAGACCTATAAAGTTAATGATAGTATAACGGTGACAGGTAAAGCAACCGCATATGCAGGTAGTTCCATCTCAGATGCAAAAGTAGTTTACCGTGTAAAAAGAGTGGTGAATTTACCAAGATGGTATTATTGGTTTAGACCTTATTTTAATGGCTCTTCTCAAGAAATTGAACATGGTGAAACTGTTACCGATGCAGCAGGTAATTATAAAATAAATTTTAAGGCGATACCCGATAATAGTATTGAGAAAGAAAACCTGCCTACTTTTAATTATGAAGTTACAGCAGATGTAACCGATATTAATGGAGAAACCAGAAGTACAGTTACGAATGTTGCAGTTGGCTATCATGCGCTAAACATAAATTTAGTAGTGCAGGAGTCCATTGACAAGACCCTGAAGGATACAGGCTTTACGATTACCAGCAGAAACTTAAATGGAGAATTTGTTGCGGCAACAGGCGAGGTGAAATTATACAAATTACAGGCACCTGAAAACGTCATACGCCCAAGACAATGGGCTGCTCCAGATTACCAAGGTTTTTCAAAAGATGAATTCTTGAAACTTTATCCGCATGATGCTTTTGAAGACGAAGACAATTCTGCCAATTGGAAAAAAGGTAAAATGGTTTGGCAATCTAACTTCAATACCCAAAATTCTAAGGAAATCAATTTCGGTAAAACCAAGAATTGGGAATCTGGCAAATACAGGTTAGAATTAAACTCAAAAGATAAATTTGGTCAAGCCGTAAAAGATATCGCCATTATCAACTTTACTGGTAATGAACACACGCTAGCCGACAACCAATTGTTTCAAATAAAAACAGATAAAGGGCAATATAAAGTCGGAGACAAAGCGCAAATAACATTTCTTTCAAGTGCTGAAGATTTGAATATTTATGTAAGGGTTGAAAAAAGTAATACCATAGTTGACGAAAAGTTAATTATGTTGAACAACAATTCAAAAACCATATCGGTACCTGTTACCGAAAATGATTTAGGCGGATTTGTAATTACTTACGGTTATGCATTCGCCAATTATTTTGAATGGAACACTCATAATATTCTTGTTCCCTACCCTTCTAGCGATTTACAAATAGAGACAACGACCTTTAGAGATAAAATAGCTCCGGGTGTTGATGAAACTTGGTCTTTTAAGATCAAAGGTCCGGAAGGTGAAAAAGTAAGCGCTGAGTTGTTAGCAAGTATGTATGATGCCTCTTTAGATCAGTTTAGCCCTCATTCTTGGAGCTTTTATCCATTTCATAGACCAAATTACTATTCACGAATTAGAACGAACGCTCATAACAGCTTTTCGACAAGTAGCTTCTATACATTTTCGCTTCATGAAGACATGAGCTACCCAAGTCTAAGATTTGATTCTTTCGAATCGTTCGGGTTAGATTTTCGTTCATACGGAAACTTCTATGAACCAAGGGCCAAGTACAAAAGGTCTTCAGCACCTTTAAGAAAATCCATGATGTCAGATGGTGCTGAGTTAGAAGAAGCCGTGATGCTTGAAGATTCTAATGCAAGTATAGAAAGTAAATTAGAAGGCAGAGCAGCAGGTATAGAAATTACCGAAGCCTTAACTGAACCCGAGAAAGAGAAAGAAGATTTTGGTTCGGTTACCATTCGTAAAAACCTACAAGAAACCGCTTTTTTCTTTCCATTATTACAAACAGATAAAGAAGGGAACGTATCATTCAACTTCACCACACCTGAAGCATTAACACGTTGGAATTTGCAGCTCTTAGCACATACCAAAGATTTGGAAAGCACGATAACCAATCTTACTACGGTAACTCAAAAAGAGTTAATGGTAACACCAAATGCACCACGATTTTTACGTGAAGGCGATGAGATTAGCATTAGCAGTAAAATATCTAATCTAACAGAAAAACTACTTTCTGGTCAGGCGAAATTAGAATTGACCGATGCAGTAACTGGTCTAGATATATCAACTCAATTGTTAGAGGCTTCTAATACAATAGCCACAACCGCTTTTGAAGTTGATGGTATGGGGAATACTCAAGTATCATGGAGATTGAATATTCCGGAAGGGTTGCAATCAGTCCAATATAAAATCATTGCAAAAGCAGGTGATTTCTCTGATGGCGAGCAAAACATGTTGCCCGTATTATCAAACAGAACCTTGGTAACGGAAACGTTACCTATGTGGATTCGTAGCAATCAGACCAAGACCTTTATTTTAGACAAGCTAAAAAACACCTCATCGACTACGCTGAAACACCACAAGCTGACTTTAGAAATGACATCTAACCCAGCTTGGTACGCAGTACAGGCATTGCCCTATTTAATGGAGTATCCGTATGATTGTAGCGAGCAGATATTCTCAAGGTATTACGCAAATTCATTGGCTAGCCATATAGCGAACAGTAACCCAAGAATTCGTGAAGTGTTTGACCAATGGGCAAATTCAGATGCCCTACTAAGTAATCTAGAAAAGAACGAGGAATTGAAATCCCTATTAATTCAAGAAACACCTTGGTTACGCGATGCACAATCTGAAACCGAACAAAAGAAAAGAATCGGATTATTATTCAATTTGAACAAGATGAAAAACGAGCAGCAATCAGCTTTAAATAAGCTAGCTCAAAATCAGAATCTAAGTGGAGCT harbors:
- a CDS encoding TPM domain-containing protein: MKIATRIFILFLTVNFLSCKGNAQESETAEKKIEISKTTKPTLPESIGIINDYGEVFTEPQRAELSKILYDYDIETTRQIVVVTIDSIKPYDNIHRYATDLGQTWGVGTAEKNNGLTIVLCKPCRQIGIATGTGTELILTDEICKKVIEEKIIPEFKNDEFYLGIKKGVLALIEKWK
- a CDS encoding SMI1/KNR4 family protein codes for the protein MTISQKIKQLFNLDEGINSFGYEEVELAEVETRLKLNLPETLRAYYLTLGKNTSINNAHNNLFKPTEIGFSNDMYLMFYEENQSVVNWGIKHTDLQLDNPPVWGNYGSNELPDWQLEANTTELFLLLMAIVNGTLGGLKFNTNSFETVKPEVVRTIKMSWTEIEEISCNKQKMYTNDFKEVISLSFDEKENCTAIFTGTNNKHRFDNLIDSLKIKWSYISTEDDEDVDQK
- a CDS encoding BACON domain-containing protein, yielding MSKLLAVIPFFLFIFVSCETSDVDGKWDDNIKLSENNITISAEANTVLITTKGSSWWVAGIILNDDSDYDISDIDTTQLDFVISTEDFIIERKNAKEIHVSITPNNTGLERTLTVSLQAGNYFDGFNVHQTID
- a CDS encoding alpha-2-macroglobulin family protein, with the translated sequence MQTIKALLYKSGFINKLEEDAILTIVNDFKSEIAVADNATKSILHSYLANLYWQYYQQNRYKFNNRTKTDVKIDSVDFRTWDLDTIFKEIDYHFTASLENASTTQQLSISDFDEILEKYEENRKYRPTLFDLLAHTALDFYTTSENGINKPADAFEIDNEAILCEAYTASFLNFDDGQNLSLQSRALEIYQQLVAFHFGNPDMSPLVLIDIERLRFIHQNATFDNKDNLFLEVLQNSAENIKHSPLSGLYTFEIALQYQQFGFTYDLKTNKEHQWKLKEAIALCDDVIARFPKSLGAQKCMVLKSEIHNTTIQLTSEKHIPTNTVSRLLVSYKNMERLSLKAFQITQKQLKELEELYQDNKKQDYIKKLSVAKTWSASLKTENDYQTHSTEISIPALENGNYVIVAESGDKKVNSFSFTTVQVTNLAVIETQNLTHQFYQVINRNNGKPIVGAEVILRYRKSYNEPIKRKTFATDKNGNITIEKNEESWNEVSITVKKDSETAYFGEYYVNRGYAQNEERINYSCFLFTDRSIYRPGQPIYFKGIAISQDKGVSKVLENAKIKVTLADVNGQELETLALTSNDYGSISGEFILPNSGLTGNFSIRISSTKYGLNEHTSISVEEYKRPKFETNFEPVTETYKVNDSITVTGKATAYAGSSISDAKVVYRVKRVVNLPRWYYWFRPYFNGSSQEIEHGETVTDAAGNYKINFKAIPDNSIEKENLPTFNYEVTADVTDINGETRSTVTNVAVGYHALNINLVVQESIDKTLKDTGFTITSRNLNGEFVAATGEVKLYKLQAPENVIRPRQWAAPDYQGFSKDEFLKLYPHDAFEDEDNSANWKKGKMVWQSNFNTQNSKEINFGKTKNWESGKYRLELNSKDKFGQAVKDIAIINFTGNEHTLADNQLFQIKTDKGQYKVGDKAQITFLSSAEDLNIYVRVEKSNTIVDEKLIMLNNNSKTISVPVTENDLGGFVITYGYAFANYFEWNTHNILVPYPSSDLQIETTTFRDKIAPGVDETWSFKIKGPEGEKVSAELLASMYDASLDQFSPHSWSFYPFHRPNYYSRIRTNAHNSFSTSSFYTFSLHEDMSYPSLRFDSFESFGLDFRSYGNFYEPRAKYKRSSAPLRKSMMSDGAELEEAVMLEDSNASIESKLEGRAAGIEITEALTEPEKEKEDFGSVTIRKNLQETAFFFPLLQTDKEGNVSFNFTTPEALTRWNLQLLAHTKDLESTITNLTTVTQKELMVTPNAPRFLREGDEISISSKISNLTEKLLSGQAKLELTDAVTGLDISTQLLEASNTIATTAFEVDGMGNTQVSWRLNIPEGLQSVQYKIIAKAGDFSDGEQNMLPVLSNRTLVTETLPMWIRSNQTKTFILDKLKNTSSTTLKHHKLTLEMTSNPAWYAVQALPYLMEYPYDCSEQIFSRYYANSLASHIANSNPRIREVFDQWANSDALLSNLEKNEELKSLLIQETPWLRDAQSETEQKKRIGLLFNLNKMKNEQQSALNKLAQNQNLSGAWSWFNGGPDNRYITQHIISGMGHLNHLVTSATNSNEPKMIENAISYLDAEFVKEYEQMKKHTSNINDDHLSAYQVHYLYMRSFFKDIKTSKKVDEITGYYLKQAQKYWTKRGLYAQGMLALILHRMDDAKTSAKILRALEENSITSDELGMYWKSNTSSWYWYQAPIETQALLIEAFSEIRPADIETVDNLKIWLLKNKQTNQWSTTKATTEAVYALLLQGSEWLSVTDAVEVLIGGEKIDPSTLEDVKVEAGTGYFKTSWNTTEIQPKMGEVQISKKGNGIAWGALYWQYFEDLDKITSAETPLKLKKKIFLKKNTDSGEVISEVTDNTTLKVGDLVKIRIELRSDRDMEFIHMKDMRAAGFEPVNVISRYKWQDGLGYYESTKDASTNFFFDYLPKGVYVFEYDVRVNNAGDFSNGITTIQSMYAPEFSSHSEGVRVTVEN